The genomic interval TGCAGGAGGAATAGCATTcggttattttattttctgatCCTGTTCCTTCGTCGGTTTCGGGGTCAACCTCTGGTTCTACTTCGGGTTCGACTTCTGGTTCGACTTCTGGTTCAACTTCTGGTTCTACTTCAGGTTCGACTTCTGGTTCGACTTCTGGTTCAACTTCAGGTTCCAATTCCGGTTCAGTTCCTTGTTCTGATTTTTCAAGTGGCAAGTCATTACATTGTCTGGAACGAGAAGATGTCTTTGTCATTTTTTTACGATATCTCTTAGATCCCTTACTTGCATGTCTATATTTCATTGAAAAAcctgttttatttttacaactACATTCGCATTCACAAAAATTGTCTGGGAGACATTTAATGCATTCCTTTCCAGTTTTTTTAGGTGAAAATATATCTACGGCTGAATAGTTctttatattactattattgtGGTAATGAACGTATGAAGTCCTATTTTCGGATTTGTTTCTTACCCCTTTACCATATGCTAACGTAAGAAGGAGTGTTAAAAGAAAGAAACATGTAGattttttcatctttatatataagtatattttattatagtaaaaattaatataagaaaaaacaaaaaaaaaaaaaaaggatgaaattaaagaaaggaaaagaaaatattcaaaattatatttatgtaattgttcacttttataaaaaaaataaaaagataaagaaaagggaaaaaatgaatatttctCAATAAGTAGAATtgatgttatattatttatgaatattaaaaaataataaaaataaaaacttattaaaataaaaactaaaatatattattaattgtaaaaatatttgatatTTGTCAAAAAAatctattaataattaagaaaattaaaaaaagacaatttttttttagaaaattttttggttgttacttttatataaatagctatatataatcttttttttttttttttttttttttaaatagccatatgtatttttttttttttttttaaagctatatgtattaaattatattatattatattattttttatttttttttttttgggtatccaaatatatgttatggATTAATCCTATGATCTATTCATTTTTGATGCATATATCATGTAGACGtttattaattcataatagtatacaatataatgaggaatataacataaaaatgaatcaaatttattttattttattttaatataatttaatt from Plasmodium sp. gorilla clade G2 genome assembly, contig: PADLG01_00_28, whole genome shotgun sequence carries:
- a CDS encoding secreted ookinete adhesive protein, putative; translation: MKKSTCFFLLTLLLTLAYGKGVRNKSENRTSYVHYHNNSNIKNYSAVDIFSPKKTGKECIKCLPDNFCECECSCKNKTGFSMKYRHASKGSKRYRKKMTKTSSRSRQCNDLPLEKSEQGTEPELEPEVEPEVEPEVEPEVEPEVEPEVEPEVEPEVEPEVDPETDEGTGSENKITECYSSCKSVTGVQTEECSCSCSC